The following proteins are encoded in a genomic region of Microcoleus sp. FACHB-68:
- a CDS encoding chemotaxis protein CheB, whose protein sequence is MNPIESSSQSENQATAAGTADENQQNENQLFPIVGIGASAGGLEAFTALLKALPTDTGMAFVLIQHLAPQHKSLLTEILSKTTQMPVKEVEEGMIVEPNSVYIIPPNTKMAIVRGELKLMPREKIEGKYMPVDAFLQSLSMDRKNKAIGVVLSGMDGDGTLGVEAIKSEGGITFAQCEDTAKYDSMPNNAVASGRVDFILPPKEIALKLGNISRHPYVTQPIPLSANDLLFENPNLLQQIFSLLLASAGVDFTCYKHPTIKRRIMRRMALYQFPTLEDYVAYLQETPDEVTALYKDILINFTCFFRDPESFEVLKNKVFPSIIKDKPLDTPIRIWVPGCSTGEEVYSIAICLQEFLEAEETNIPIQIFATDISDSAIEKARAGIYTDKQVQDVSPASLQQFFIKLNESGYQIKKYIRDKCIFAKQNVSQDPPFSKLDLISCRNMLIYLGPALQKKIIPLFHYALNPIGFLMLGSSETTGEFSDLFALVDKKQKIYSRKFAPTRQNFNFATTTYPVEKLTTNKPIDEEIPKTLDLQKEADRIVLSKYAPAGVVINDEMDILQFRGDISLYLEPAPGTASLNLLKMLRTVFLLAVRTAIHQAKEQNIPIKKEGIQVKNQEQSREVNIEVIPFKPDTSVEVYFLVLFEDVTPISSESKVTKFSWINALKGNQKTDQTAQDREIVRLLQELTATKEYLQSIIAEKEASNEELIIANEEILSSNEEFQSTNEELQTAKEEIQATNEELNTINEELKNRNVEISQVNNDLSNLLNSVNIPILMLGKDLCIRLFTPLAKTVLNIISTDVGRSIGDIQTHINVPHLEKLIREVIDTGTIAELEIQERSGYWYNLRILPYLTRDNKIDGAVLVLVDIDALKHSAQQLQESRDYAEAIVATVRAPLVVLDSQLRVKTVNRSFYETFQVTPEETEQKLIFDLGNGQWNIPRLRQLLEQVLSQDTLIHDFEVTHEFLNIGNKTMLLNACRIPLDGNPMQMMLLGIEDITERKQFEDERNRLFVCEQSARESAETANRAKDEFLSLLSHELRNPLSAILGWSKLLRTRNLDEIQTSRGLEVIERSVQAQNRLIEDMLDITRITTGKLRLNVVPVSLPSVIERAISIVRLSAEAKNIQLESVINFPTLKMVGDPDRLQQIMWNLLSNAIKFSRDGGRIEVKLEKIKDEPADCFYAQIAVSDTGMGIAPEFLPFVFERFRQADNTSVKSSGGLGLGLALVRHLVELHGGTVHAESAGEGLGSTFIVRLPVQNVCELDRTFANYSPQLKLTNDTEAMLDDAPNLEGLHILVVDDEVDTQELLAAILQLCGAEVTAVGSAGAAMSVLMGNSLYGQPAVLVSDISMPEEDGYALMDQVRALEASQGGAIPAVALTANAGVEDRIRVLQSGFQIHISKPVEPAELVFVVAKLAQRI, encoded by the coding sequence ATGAACCCGATAGAATCTTCTAGCCAATCTGAAAACCAAGCGACGGCTGCCGGCACAGCCGATGAGAATCAACAGAACGAAAACCAACTTTTTCCAATCGTCGGCATCGGCGCTTCTGCCGGCGGTTTAGAAGCATTCACTGCATTACTGAAAGCCCTACCTACCGATACCGGCATGGCTTTTGTGCTGATTCAACACTTAGCCCCCCAGCATAAAAGCCTATTAACTGAAATCCTTTCCAAAACAACCCAGATGCCGGTGAAGGAAGTAGAGGAAGGCATGATAGTAGAACCTAACAGCGTCTACATCATTCCACCTAATACAAAAATGGCGATTGTTCGGGGTGAATTGAAACTGATGCCCCGCGAGAAGATTGAAGGAAAATATATGCCGGTGGATGCGTTTTTGCAATCACTGAGCATGGATCGCAAGAACAAAGCAATTGGGGTGGTTCTGTCTGGGATGGATGGAGACGGCACCCTAGGAGTTGAGGCAATTAAAAGCGAGGGTGGCATTACTTTTGCCCAATGTGAAGACACGGCTAAGTATGATAGTATGCCCAACAATGCTGTTGCCAGTGGTCGGGTAGATTTTATTCTGCCTCCCAAAGAAATTGCGCTAAAGCTGGGGAATATCAGCCGGCATCCCTATGTTACGCAGCCCATACCTTTATCGGCGAATGACTTACTTTTTGAAAATCCAAATCTCCTACAGCAGATTTTTAGCTTACTCTTAGCCAGTGCCGGCGTTGATTTTACGTGTTACAAGCACCCCACTATTAAGCGACGCATCATGCGACGCATGGCTTTATACCAATTTCCAACGCTTGAGGATTATGTCGCCTATCTTCAGGAAACACCGGACGAAGTGACGGCTTTGTACAAAGACATCTTGATTAATTTCACTTGTTTTTTCCGTGATCCTGAATCCTTTGAAGTCTTAAAGAACAAAGTATTTCCCAGCATCATCAAAGATAAACCCCTAGATACACCGATTCGGATCTGGGTGCCAGGGTGTTCAACAGGTGAAGAAGTTTACTCGATTGCTATTTGCTTGCAAGAGTTTTTGGAAGCTGAGGAAACGAATATCCCCATCCAGATTTTTGCCACCGATATTAGTGATAGCGCCATTGAGAAAGCCCGCGCCGGTATCTACACAGACAAGCAGGTTCAAGATGTTTCGCCGGCAAGTCTTCAGCAATTTTTTATCAAACTAAATGAAAGCGGTTACCAAATCAAAAAATATATTCGAGATAAATGCATCTTTGCTAAACAAAACGTTAGCCAAGATCCGCCTTTCTCCAAACTAGATTTAATCAGTTGCCGAAATATGCTGATTTATCTAGGGCCGGCTTTACAAAAAAAAATTATCCCGCTTTTCCATTATGCGCTCAATCCCATAGGTTTTTTGATGCTTGGCTCATCTGAAACAACCGGCGAATTTTCTGACTTGTTTGCCCTAGTGGATAAAAAGCAAAAAATTTATTCCAGAAAATTTGCCCCAACTCGACAGAACTTTAACTTTGCTACGACCACATATCCGGTTGAGAAACTAACGACGAATAAGCCAATCGACGAGGAGATTCCCAAAACCCTCGACCTGCAAAAAGAGGCTGATCGAATCGTCTTAAGTAAATACGCCCCAGCCGGCGTCGTGATTAACGATGAGATGGACATTTTGCAATTTCGGGGAGACATTAGTCTTTATCTAGAACCTGCTCCCGGAACCGCAAGCCTCAACCTCTTAAAAATGTTGCGAACCGTCTTTTTGCTAGCTGTGCGAACAGCAATCCATCAGGCAAAAGAGCAGAACATCCCGATAAAGAAAGAAGGCATCCAGGTCAAAAATCAGGAGCAATCCAGGGAAGTCAATATTGAGGTTATTCCCTTTAAACCTGACACTTCTGTAGAAGTCTACTTTTTAGTCTTATTTGAGGATGTTACCCCAATAAGTTCTGAGTCTAAAGTAACCAAATTCAGTTGGATAAACGCTCTCAAGGGAAACCAGAAAACCGACCAGACTGCCCAAGATCGTGAGATTGTTCGACTTCTGCAAGAGCTAACTGCCACAAAGGAGTATTTGCAGTCCATTATTGCCGAAAAAGAAGCCAGCAACGAAGAACTTATAATTGCCAACGAAGAGATTCTCTCCAGCAACGAGGAGTTCCAAAGCACAAATGAGGAACTGCAAACTGCCAAAGAAGAAATTCAGGCAACGAATGAAGAACTAAACACGATTAACGAGGAACTGAAAAATCGCAATGTTGAAATTAGTCAGGTTAACAATGACCTGAGCAATCTGCTCAATAGTGTGAATATTCCCATCTTGATGTTGGGAAAAGATTTGTGTATTCGGCTGTTCACGCCTTTAGCAAAAACTGTGCTAAATATCATTTCTACAGATGTTGGGCGCTCGATTGGGGATATTCAGACCCATATAAACGTGCCCCATTTAGAGAAGTTAATCAGGGAGGTTATTGACACCGGCACCATTGCTGAGCTTGAAATTCAAGAGCGCTCCGGCTATTGGTATAACCTGCGAATATTGCCCTACCTAACGCGAGATAACAAGATTGATGGCGCAGTGCTCGTGTTAGTCGATATTGACGCGCTCAAACACAGTGCACAACAGTTGCAAGAATCCCGTGATTATGCCGAAGCCATCGTGGCCACCGTCAGAGCGCCCCTCGTTGTTTTAGACTCACAATTACGCGTAAAAACGGTGAATCGGTCTTTCTATGAAACCTTCCAAGTAACGCCAGAAGAAACAGAACAAAAACTTATCTTTGATCTTGGGAACGGTCAGTGGAACATTCCCAGACTGCGCCAGCTGTTAGAACAGGTTCTCTCACAAGATACGCTGATTCACGACTTTGAAGTAACTCATGAATTTTTAAACATTGGCAACAAAACGATGCTGCTCAATGCCTGTAGAATCCCTCTTGATGGCAACCCGATGCAGATGATGCTCCTGGGGATTGAGGATATCACCGAGCGTAAGCAGTTTGAGGATGAGCGCAATCGCCTATTTGTGTGTGAGCAATCAGCCCGGGAGTCGGCTGAGACGGCTAACCGCGCCAAGGATGAGTTTCTCTCCCTGCTTTCCCACGAGTTGCGGAACCCCCTCAGCGCTATCCTGGGTTGGTCAAAACTGCTGCGTACCCGCAATTTGGACGAGATCCAAACCAGTCGTGGGCTGGAGGTAATTGAGCGCAGTGTGCAGGCGCAAAACCGGCTGATTGAGGATATGCTCGACATCACGCGCATCACGACCGGCAAACTCCGCCTAAATGTAGTGCCGGTGAGCCTCCCCTCTGTGATTGAAAGAGCGATTAGTATTGTGCGTCTGTCGGCTGAAGCCAAGAATATTCAGCTTGAATCGGTGATCAATTTTCCAACCCTCAAGATGGTCGGCGATCCTGACCGCTTGCAGCAGATAATGTGGAATCTGCTGTCAAATGCCATCAAGTTTAGCCGTGACGGGGGACGAATTGAGGTCAAACTTGAGAAGATTAAAGACGAGCCGGCAGATTGTTTTTATGCTCAGATCGCCGTGAGTGACACCGGCATGGGAATTGCGCCTGAGTTTTTGCCCTTCGTCTTTGAGCGCTTCCGCCAAGCCGACAATACAAGCGTTAAATCCTCCGGCGGACTTGGACTGGGGCTAGCGTTGGTGCGGCATTTGGTCGAACTCCACGGTGGAACTGTTCACGCAGAAAGTGCCGGCGAGGGCTTGGGATCAACCTTTATCGTTCGGCTGCCGGTGCAAAACGTCTGTGAGCTAGATAGGACTTTTGCGAACTATAGCCCACAACTCAAATTAACGAACGACACAGAAGCGATGCTGGATGACGCCCCCAACTTAGAGGGCTTACATATACTTGTCGTTGATGACGAGGTTGATACCCAGGAATTGCTCGCTGCAATACTCCAACTGTGCGGGGCTGAAGTAACGGCGGTGGGATCGGCAGGCGCGGCAATGAGCGTGTTGATGGGGAACTCTCTTTATGGGCAGCCGGCTGTACTGGTTAGCGACATCTCGATGCCGGAGGAAGATGGCTACGCTTTGATGGATCAAGTGAGAGCGTTAGAGGCATCCCAAGGGGGGGCCATTCCTGCTGTGGCGCTGACTGCCAATGCCGGCGTTGAGGATCGCATCCGCGTTTTGCAATCAGGTTTTCAAATTCATATTTCTAAGCCGGTGGAACCTGCAGAGTTGGTTTTCGTGGTTGCCAAGCTTGCTCAAAGAATTTAA
- a CDS encoding PIN domain-containing protein, protein MTLRVVFDTNILISAVLSPTGKPFQCTALAKRGIVQSITCDAILATLPTFT, encoded by the coding sequence GTGACACTGCGAGTTGTGTTCGACACAAATATCCTCATTTCTGCTGTTCTTTCCCCAACCGGCAAGCCATTTCAATGCACCGCACTGGCAAAAAGAGGCATCGTTCAATCTATTACTTGTGATGCCATTCTAGCTACCTTGCCGACTTTCACCTAA
- a CDS encoding serine/threonine-protein kinase, producing MTHWTAGQALQNGKYIIEDIIEIGGFGITYRAKEQRDGKILAIKTLNHQSQNRSNFAKLQEDFVKGAFRLAKWKHPNIVQVYDVFQEGGLWCMLMEYIDGINLHDYQENRGILSQHEALGIIRQIGEALTFVHERGFLHGDIKPWNILLRPQGLDAVLSGFDLAREFAEGQKRTHTNSLTPCFAPIEQYELIAKRGAYTDVYALAATLYYVRTGKLPYPANFMKEANLLLVPPMQHNPQIAGWENEAILKGMKLEVKDRPPTIKAWLELLKEDTEDIRSEKGVNYRQLRDYLKAENWKEVDRETFWTAGQKLQDGKYIIEAIIGSGGFGITYRIKEQPAGRILALKTLNHLTQQKGNFAKLQEDFVNEALCLAKCSHPHIAQVYRVFQEDGLWCMLMEYINGINLHEYQEDNGILLQHEALRIIRQIGEALTFVHERGFLHRDVKPLNILLRRQNLDAVLIDFGLAREFTEGQIKTHTNSRTEGFAPIEQYQMKAERGAYTDVYALAATLYYVRTGEHPCFAKYRTEKNDPLVPPKQHNPQIADWENEAILKGMKLEAKDRPQTIKAWLELLKEDTDDLRSEKGVDYRQLRDYLKAGSWKEADKETRQVMLKAANRDEEGWLDRESIDNFPCTDLRTIDQLWVKYSNGRFGFSVQKRFWLKAGGKIDIETERRLGDFVGWRVDGEWKDYDKLTFSLKAPEGHLPVSSFCGVWLGWEGLGWIGCGLWGLLFSRVQACKV from the coding sequence ATGACACACTGGACAGCCGGCCAAGCCCTGCAAAACGGCAAATATATTATTGAAGATATCATCGAAATCGGTGGCTTTGGCATCACCTATCGTGCCAAAGAGCAGAGAGACGGTAAAATCCTTGCGATTAAAACTCTGAATCATCAAAGCCAAAATAGATCTAATTTTGCCAAACTGCAGGAAGACTTTGTTAAGGGAGCGTTTCGTTTGGCAAAGTGGAAACACCCCAATATCGTGCAAGTTTATGACGTTTTTCAAGAGGGTGGACTATGGTGTATGTTGATGGAATACATCGACGGCATCAATTTACACGACTATCAAGAAAACAGAGGGATTTTGTCGCAACATGAAGCCTTGGGAATTATTCGGCAAATAGGAGAAGCGCTGACATTTGTTCATGAACGGGGTTTTTTACATGGGGATATTAAACCGTGGAATATTCTCCTGCGTCCCCAAGGATTAGATGCCGTATTAAGTGGTTTTGATCTAGCGCGAGAATTTGCAGAAGGGCAAAAAAGAACCCATACAAATTCTTTAACACCATGTTTCGCACCGATTGAGCAGTACGAGCTTATAGCAAAACGGGGTGCTTATACGGATGTCTATGCTTTAGCGGCAACGCTGTATTATGTGCGAACAGGAAAGTTACCGTATCCTGCCAACTTCATGAAAGAAGCAAATCTTCTCTTAGTACCCCCCATGCAACATAATCCCCAGATAGCAGGCTGGGAAAATGAAGCCATTCTCAAAGGCATGAAATTGGAGGTAAAAGATCGTCCGCCAACCATTAAAGCATGGCTGGAATTGTTGAAAGAAGATACTGAGGATATCCGTTCAGAAAAAGGCGTAAATTATCGCCAATTGCGGGATTACTTAAAAGCAGAAAACTGGAAAGAAGTCGATAGGGAAACATTCTGGACAGCCGGTCAAAAACTGCAAGACGGCAAATATATTATTGAAGCTATTATCGGAAGCGGCGGCTTCGGCATTACCTATCGCATCAAAGAACAGCCTGCCGGGAGAATTCTTGCTCTCAAAACACTTAATCATTTAACACAACAAAAAGGTAACTTTGCTAAACTTCAGGAAGACTTTGTCAATGAAGCACTGTGTTTAGCTAAATGCAGCCATCCCCATATCGCCCAAGTATATCGAGTGTTTCAAGAGGATGGACTGTGGTGTATGTTGATGGAATACATCAACGGCATCAATTTACACGAGTATCAGGAAGATAACGGCATTTTGTTGCAACATGAAGCCTTGCGAATTATTCGGCAAATAGGAGAAGCGCTGACATTTGTTCATGAACGGGGTTTTTTACACCGGGATGTTAAACCGTTGAATATTCTCCTGCGCCGGCAAAATTTAGATGCCGTATTAATTGATTTTGGTTTAGCGCGAGAATTTACAGAAGGGCAAATAAAAACGCATACAAATTCTAGAACAGAAGGTTTCGCACCTATTGAACAGTACCAGATGAAAGCGGAACGGGGTGCTTATACGGATGTTTATGCCTTAGCGGCGACGCTGTATTATGTGCGAACGGGAGAACACCCGTGTTTCGCCAAATACAGGACAGAAAAAAATGATCCCTTAGTACCCCCCAAGCAGCATAACCCCCAGATAGCAGACTGGGAAAATGAAGCCATTCTCAAAGGCATGAAATTGGAGGCAAAAGATCGTCCGCAAACGATTAAAGCTTGGCTGGAATTGTTGAAAGAAGATACTGACGATCTCCGTTCAGAAAAAGGTGTAGATTATCGCCAATTGCGGGATTACTTAAAAGCGGGAAGCTGGAAAGAAGCGGATAAGGAAACAAGGCAAGTGATGCTGAAAGCAGCTAACCGAGACGAAGAAGGCTGGCTTGATAGAGAAAGCATTGATAATTTTCCCTGTACAGACCTGCGTACCATCGACCAACTTTGGGTAAAATACAGCAACGGGCGCTTTGGTTTTTCTGTCCAAAAGCGCTTTTGGCTCAAGGCCGGTGGTAAAATCGACATAGAAACTGAACGTCGCCTGGGCGACTTTGTGGGATGGCGTGTGGATGGAGAATGGAAAGACTACGATAAGCTAACTTTTTCCCTCAAAGCACCAGAGGGCCACCTCCCCGTGTCGAGCTTTTGTGGGGTTTGGTTGGGGTGGGAGGGGTTGGGTTGGATTGGTTGTGGTTTGTGGGGGTTGCTCTTCTCTCGCGTCCAGGCTTGTAAAGTGTAA
- a CDS encoding protein kinase: MQTKIILTGIEGNLKGQRFEFDSRTTCIIGRSSDCTPKIPDDEYHRTISRYHCFLDINPPNIRVRDFGSLNGTFVNGKKIGQRERHQTPEEAAKQTFPEYDLRDGDEIKLSNTAFKVSVELHSEIEANQPIPVAISSPEVGLKLSENSSNLISIQGYTTLKKLGEGGMGEVYLAQNNKTGEQVALKVTHSQIAPTQRLINLFLREVENTRALNHPNVVKLLEDGYSNETFFFTLEYCNAGSVYDLMNKRRGKLPLDEAIPIILQVLDGLEYAHNADIPYVRLKNGAFGWGKGLVHRDLKPANIFLSNINGKLVAKVGDYGLAKAFDLAGLSGLSMTDKSMGGTVPFMCRQQLLDFKYAKPDVDIWAAAAAFYNMITGTYPRNFTGEKEAYVVILTEPAVPIRRRDPSIPKPLAELLDFALTDNPEIPFKTAAEFKKALENSL, encoded by the coding sequence ATGCAAACAAAAATCATCCTCACCGGCATCGAAGGCAACCTCAAAGGACAACGATTTGAATTCGACTCTCGCACCACCTGTATTATCGGCAGATCCTCTGATTGCACCCCAAAAATTCCTGACGACGAATATCACCGCACCATTTCCCGCTATCACTGCTTTCTCGACATCAACCCACCCAATATCCGCGTGCGAGATTTTGGCAGTCTTAACGGCACATTTGTTAACGGCAAAAAAATCGGACAACGAGAACGCCATCAAACCCCCGAAGAAGCCGCAAAACAGACTTTTCCCGAATACGATTTACGCGATGGCGACGAAATTAAACTCAGCAACACTGCTTTTAAAGTTAGCGTAGAATTGCACAGCGAAATTGAAGCCAACCAGCCGATACCTGTAGCAATTTCTTCCCCAGAAGTCGGGCTAAAACTCTCTGAAAACTCCTCAAACTTAATCTCAATTCAAGGCTACACCACCCTCAAAAAGCTAGGTGAGGGAGGCATGGGAGAAGTGTATCTCGCGCAAAACAACAAAACCGGCGAACAAGTTGCCTTAAAAGTCACCCATTCCCAAATCGCCCCCACTCAGCGACTGATCAATTTATTTTTACGAGAAGTAGAAAATACCAGGGCATTAAACCATCCCAATGTTGTGAAATTATTGGAGGATGGCTATTCAAACGAGACGTTTTTCTTCACCCTCGAATATTGTAATGCCGGCAGCGTTTATGACTTAATGAACAAACGCCGGGGTAAATTACCCCTCGATGAAGCCATCCCGATCATTCTGCAAGTCTTAGATGGATTAGAATACGCCCACAACGCCGATATTCCCTATGTCAGATTAAAAAACGGCGCATTTGGATGGGGGAAAGGATTAGTTCACAGAGACTTAAAGCCGGCAAATATTTTCCTCAGCAATATCAATGGCAAACTCGTTGCCAAAGTCGGAGATTACGGATTAGCCAAAGCCTTCGATCTCGCAGGTTTAAGTGGGCTTTCTATGACAGATAAAAGCATGGGGGGGACAGTCCCTTTTATGTGCCGGCAGCAATTGCTAGACTTTAAATATGCCAAACCCGATGTTGATATTTGGGCAGCCGCCGCCGCTTTTTACAATATGATCACCGGCACTTACCCGCGAAATTTTACCGGCGAAAAAGAAGCTTATGTCGTAATTTTAACCGAACCAGCCGTCCCCATCCGCCGGCGCGATCCTTCTATTCCAAAACCTCTAGCAGAATTACTCGATTTTGCCCTAACAGACAATCCAGAAATTCCGTTTAAAACTGCTGCTGAATTTAAAAAAGCTCTGGAGAATTCACTCTAA
- a CDS encoding serine/threonine-protein kinase, with translation MSYWTPGQKLQNGKYIIADIIGSGGFGITYRAKEQPAGRILALKTLNHLTQQKGNFAKLQEDFVNEALCLAKCSHPHIAQVYRVFQEDELWCMAMEYIDGINLHEYQEDKGILPQHEALRIIRQMGEALTFVHERGFLHRDVKPANILLRRQNLDAVLIDFGLAREFTEGQIRIHTNSRTECFAPIEQYELKAERGAYTDVYALAATLYYVRTGKNPFPAEFRKEANIPLVSPKQYNPEIEDWENEAILEGMKLEAKDRPQTIKAWLELLKEDTDDLPLEESVQVLKEDTEDLLSEKGIDYRQLRDYLKAGSWKEADEETRRVMLKAANQKGFFSRESIDNFPCTDLRTIDQLWVKYSNGRFGFSVQKRLWLQAGGNIDYETECRLGDLVGWRVNGEWEDYDKLTFSLKTPEGHLPVCWRGLFAYGKCVWCAWGSWSASRLVKCNP, from the coding sequence ATGAGCTACTGGACACCTGGCCAAAAACTGCAAAACGGCAAATATATTATTGCAGATATTATCGGAAGCGGCGGCTTCGGTATTACCTACCGCGCCAAAGAACAGCCTGCCGGGAGAATTCTTGCTCTCAAAACGCTTAATCATTTGACGCAACAAAAAGGTAACTTTGCTAAACTTCAGGAAGACTTTGTCAATGAAGCACTGTGTTTAGCTAAATGCAGCCATCCCCATATCGCCCAAGTATATCGAGTGTTTCAAGAGGATGAACTCTGGTGCATGGCGATGGAATACATCGACGGCATCAATTTACACGAGTATCAGGAAGATAAGGGAATTTTGCCGCAACATGAAGCCTTGCGAATTATTCGGCAAATGGGTGAAGCACTGACATTTGTTCATGAACGGGGATTTTTACATAGAGATGTTAAACCCGCGAATATTTTATTACGTCGGCAAAATTTAGATGCCGTATTAATTGATTTTGGTTTAGCGCGAGAATTTACAGAAGGGCAAATAAGAATCCATACAAATTCTAGAACAGAATGTTTCGCCCCCATTGAACAGTATGAACTGAAAGCGGAACGAGGTGCTTATACGGATGTCTATGCTTTAGCAGCAACGCTGTATTATGTGCGAACAGGAAAAAACCCCTTTCCTGCCGAATTCAGGAAAGAAGCAAATATTCCCTTAGTGTCTCCCAAGCAATATAACCCTGAAATAGAAGACTGGGAAAATGAAGCTATTCTCGAAGGCATGAAATTGGAGGCAAAAGATCGTCCGCAAACAATTAAAGCTTGGCTGGAATTGTTGAAAGAAGATACTGACGATCTACCTTTAGAAGAAAGCGTACAAGTATTGAAAGAAGATACTGAGGATCTTCTTTCAGAAAAAGGCATAGATTATCGGCAATTGCGGGATTACTTAAAAGCTGGAAGCTGGAAAGAAGCGGATGAAGAAACAAGGCGAGTGATGCTGAAAGCGGCTAACCAAAAAGGTTTCTTTAGTAGAGAAAGCATTGATAATTTTCCCTGCACAGATCTGCGTACCATCGACCAACTTTGGGTAAAATACAGCAACGGGCGCTTTGGTTTTTCTGTACAAAAGCGCTTGTGGCTCCAGGCCGGTGGTAATATCGACTATGAAACTGAATGTCGCCTGGGCGACTTGGTGGGATGGCGTGTGAATGGAGAATGGGAAGACTACGATAAGCTAACTTTCTCCCTCAAAACACCAGAGGGTCACCTCCCGGTGTGTTGGAGGGGGCTATTTGCTTATGGGAAGTGTGTGTGGTGTGCGTGGGGGTCTTGGAGCGCGTCCAGACTTGTAAAGTGTAACCCATAA
- a CDS encoding TIGR03279 family radical SAM protein, with product MSETSIRPALITNVVPDSIAAEVGFEAGDRLVSINGQRPRDLIDYKFLCADEVLELEVLDTKGKSHQVEIEKEYDDELGLEFETALFDGLIQCNNRCPFCFIDQQPPGKRETLYLKDDDYRLSFLYGSYLTLTNLTEREWDRIEMMRLSPLYVSVHATEPEVRIRLLKNLRAGKILEQLKWFKERRLQIHAQVVVCPGINDGEHLQQTVLDLAKFHSGKVPAVASVAVVPVGLTRFRPAEDELVPVTPEKAQEVIAQVQALQAQFRRQKKSNCVWLADEWFLIAGEELPAASHYENYPQIGNGVGSIRQFLTQFEEVVKRLLQPSVSPARRLTWVVGNAVEKAFEPVVQRLNQVEGLDVQMAAMPSEYWGQKITVTGLLTGQDLLKNLQGKDLGDGILLPSVMLKHGEALFLDDMPIDEVAEKLGTKIVPVTGVEELIQACLS from the coding sequence ATGAGTGAAACTTCTATTCGTCCGGCTTTAATTACAAACGTCGTTCCCGATTCTATCGCGGCTGAAGTGGGATTTGAGGCGGGAGATCGTTTGGTTTCGATCAATGGTCAGCGTCCTCGTGATTTGATTGATTATAAGTTTTTATGTGCGGATGAAGTTTTAGAACTGGAAGTTTTAGATACGAAGGGTAAAAGTCATCAGGTAGAAATTGAAAAAGAGTACGACGATGAGTTAGGGCTGGAATTTGAAACGGCTCTGTTTGATGGGTTAATTCAGTGTAATAATCGCTGTCCTTTTTGCTTTATCGATCAGCAGCCTCCAGGTAAGCGAGAAACGCTTTATTTGAAGGATGATGATTACCGGCTCAGTTTTTTGTATGGCTCGTATTTAACGCTAACAAATCTTACGGAGCGGGAATGGGACAGAATTGAAATGATGCGCTTATCGCCGCTTTATGTATCGGTTCACGCAACGGAACCAGAGGTGCGAATTCGCTTGCTAAAAAATCTGCGTGCCGGCAAGATATTAGAGCAATTGAAATGGTTTAAAGAGCGCCGGCTGCAAATTCACGCTCAAGTGGTTGTTTGTCCCGGAATTAATGATGGGGAACACTTGCAGCAGACTGTGCTAGATTTGGCAAAGTTTCATAGTGGAAAAGTGCCGGCTGTGGCGTCTGTGGCGGTGGTGCCGGTGGGTTTGACGAGATTTCGACCGGCAGAAGATGAATTGGTGCCGGTGACGCCAGAAAAAGCGCAGGAAGTTATCGCTCAGGTGCAAGCTTTGCAAGCGCAATTTCGCCGGCAGAAGAAATCGAATTGTGTTTGGTTAGCCGATGAGTGGTTTTTAATTGCTGGGGAAGAATTACCTGCGGCATCTCATTACGAAAACTATCCCCAAATTGGCAATGGGGTAGGTTCAATTCGCCAGTTTTTAACACAGTTTGAAGAAGTTGTCAAGCGTTTATTGCAGCCTTCTGTTTCTCCGGCGCGTCGTTTGACTTGGGTTGTGGGAAATGCCGTTGAAAAAGCCTTTGAGCCGGTTGTGCAAAGACTGAATCAAGTTGAAGGTTTAGACGTGCAAATGGCAGCCATGCCAAGTGAGTATTGGGGGCAGAAAATTACGGTTACTGGCTTATTAACGGGTCAAGATTTGCTGAAAAATTTACAGGGGAAAGATTTAGGCGATGGAATTTTGCTGCCTTCGGTGATGTTAAAGCATGGAGAGGCTTTATTTTTGGATGATATGCCGATTGATGAGGTTGCAGAAAAGTTGGGGACAAAAATTGTGCCGGTGACTGGTGTTGAGGAGTTAATTCAAGCTTGTCTCAGCTAA